The Micromonospora sp. Llam0 genome includes a window with the following:
- a CDS encoding LuxR family transcriptional regulator, giving the protein MATIVASAAAWREGRIDWCRELARRAASGRDDSTAADRDRTRLAQVWHATVLVRLGDLPHGRQELARALTRDTHVPSDRLLAAATLCRSEIALAVGRLDDVVAAARDGLVLAERAAARTLLPLGRTLLAQTALRQGDMNAVGTYVNQLKDDALLGHTRFIPGRCSWAVAQILEVRDGTASVAHLIESITTDERLLRELLVANPAAAAWLVRAALKLDARDLAARVVFQAHGLSVCNPQYPLLYASALHAAGLFDDSAERLLAAEDLTQDPWARASAAEDAGLLLSARASDQDAAVVALSRAADGYLDIGASRDMFRVNSKLRDLGVRRRQVPRLTGRAGTSAGPLTDTEFAVAELVSQGLTNAGVGRQLFISTHTVAFHLRKVFRKLDVSSRVELASTWKQIATP; this is encoded by the coding sequence GTGGCGACCATCGTGGCCTCCGCCGCCGCCTGGCGTGAGGGCCGGATCGACTGGTGCCGCGAGCTTGCCCGGCGGGCCGCGTCCGGCCGGGACGACAGCACCGCCGCCGATCGCGACCGCACCCGTCTCGCGCAGGTCTGGCACGCCACTGTCCTCGTCCGCCTCGGCGATCTGCCGCACGGTCGTCAGGAACTGGCCCGCGCGCTGACCCGCGACACGCACGTCCCGAGCGATCGCCTGCTGGCCGCCGCCACGCTGTGCCGATCGGAGATCGCGCTCGCCGTGGGCCGGCTGGACGACGTGGTCGCCGCCGCCCGGGACGGGCTGGTGCTGGCCGAACGGGCGGCCGCGCGCACCCTGCTGCCGCTGGGCCGGACCCTGCTCGCCCAGACCGCGCTGCGGCAGGGCGACATGAACGCCGTCGGCACGTACGTCAACCAGCTCAAGGACGACGCCCTGCTCGGGCACACCCGGTTCATACCGGGCCGGTGCTCGTGGGCCGTCGCCCAGATCCTGGAGGTCCGTGACGGCACCGCCAGCGTCGCGCACCTCATCGAGAGCATCACCACCGACGAGCGCCTGCTGCGGGAACTGCTGGTGGCCAACCCGGCCGCTGCGGCCTGGCTGGTGCGGGCCGCGCTGAAGCTGGACGCCCGGGACCTCGCCGCCCGGGTCGTCTTCCAGGCGCACGGCCTCTCGGTGTGCAACCCGCAGTACCCGCTGCTCTACGCCTCCGCGCTGCACGCCGCCGGGCTCTTCGACGACAGCGCCGAGCGCCTCCTCGCCGCCGAGGACCTCACCCAGGACCCGTGGGCACGAGCCTCGGCGGCCGAGGACGCGGGCCTGCTGCTGTCCGCCCGGGCGTCCGACCAGGACGCCGCCGTGGTGGCTCTCAGCCGGGCCGCCGACGGCTACCTCGACATCGGGGCGTCGCGCGACATGTTCCGGGTCAACAGCAAACTGCGCGACCTGGGCGTACGCCGGCGGCAGGTACCCCGGCTGACCGGGCGGGCCGGCACCAGCGCGGGTCCGCTCACCGACACCGAGTTCGCCGTGGCCGAACTGGTCAGCCAGGGTCTCACCAACGCGGGGGTGGGGAGGCAGCTGTTCATCTCGACGCACACCGTGGCGTTCCACCTGAGGAAGGTGTTCCGCAAACTCGACGTCAGTTCCCGGGTCGAGCTGGCCAGCACCTGGAAGCAGATCGCGACGCCCTGA
- a CDS encoding acyl-CoA dehydrogenase family protein: MDNDDFLALDDQLDDAERSVRDTVRAHATEHFLPRVDDWYQDGELPRQIAKDLGKLGLLGMQLDGYGCANASPAAYGVACRELEAVDSGLRSFLSVQSCLAMYAIHRWGDDEQRREWLPTMAAGDALGCFGLTEPDSGSDPASMRTVARRNGADWVIDGTKAWMSNGTIADVAIIWAGTEDGPRGFLVPTSAPGYTATEIRDKLSLRASVSTNLRLENVRVPGSAVLPLARGLKAPLSCLNEARFGILWGLAGAARTCYSAALEYAGRRHQFGRPIAGFQLTQRKLATMVVELTYAGLTALRLAQLKRAGTLTPEQISLGKLANARSAIEVARAARTILGADGITMAHPVARHLANLDAVLTVEGTEEIHQLVIGRAVTGISAFR, encoded by the coding sequence GTGGACAACGACGATTTCCTCGCGCTGGACGACCAGCTCGACGACGCCGAGCGCTCGGTGCGCGACACCGTTCGCGCGCACGCCACCGAGCATTTCCTGCCCCGTGTGGACGACTGGTACCAGGATGGCGAACTGCCCCGGCAGATCGCCAAGGACCTCGGGAAACTTGGCCTTCTCGGCATGCAGCTCGACGGGTACGGGTGCGCGAACGCCTCGCCGGCGGCCTACGGCGTGGCCTGCCGGGAACTGGAGGCCGTGGACTCCGGTCTGCGCAGCTTCCTGTCGGTGCAGAGCTGCCTGGCCATGTACGCGATCCACCGCTGGGGTGACGACGAGCAGCGCCGGGAGTGGCTGCCCACGATGGCCGCCGGCGATGCCCTGGGCTGCTTCGGGCTGACAGAGCCGGATTCCGGTTCCGACCCGGCGTCGATGCGCACGGTGGCCCGCCGCAACGGCGCCGACTGGGTGATCGACGGGACCAAGGCGTGGATGTCCAACGGGACGATCGCCGACGTCGCGATCATCTGGGCCGGCACCGAGGATGGCCCGCGCGGGTTCCTGGTGCCCACGTCGGCCCCCGGCTACACCGCGACCGAGATCCGGGACAAGCTCTCGCTGCGCGCCTCGGTCTCGACGAATCTGCGGCTGGAGAACGTACGCGTACCCGGCTCGGCCGTGCTGCCGCTGGCCCGCGGGCTCAAAGCGCCGCTGTCCTGCCTCAACGAGGCCCGCTTCGGCATCCTCTGGGGTCTGGCCGGCGCAGCCCGCACCTGCTACTCGGCCGCCCTCGAGTACGCCGGGCGGCGCCACCAGTTCGGACGGCCGATCGCCGGGTTCCAGCTGACCCAGCGCAAGCTCGCCACCATGGTCGTCGAGCTGACGTACGCCGGGCTCACCGCGCTCCGGCTGGCCCAGCTCAAGCGGGCCGGGACGCTGACCCCCGAGCAGATCAGCCTCGGCAAGCTGGCGAACGCGCGCTCGGCGATCGAGGTGGCCCGCGCCGCCCGTACGATCCTGGGAGCCGACGGCATCACGATGGCCCACCCGGTCGCCCGGCACCTGGCCAACCTCGACGCGGTGCTGACCGTAGAGGGCACCGAGGAGATCCACCAGCTGGTCATCGGGCGGGCGGTGACCGGGATCTCCGCGTTCCGCTGA
- a CDS encoding acyl-CoA carboxylase subunit beta — protein sequence MGENQDAAPDTTAGKIKDLSDRTAEAERNGGAAAVARQRARGRGTARERIGGLLDPGSFVEIDALAAHRSGAPGMATRHPAGDGVVTGTGTVGGRPVVVYSQDASVFGGAVGEVGGEKILKAMDLAVRVGCPIVGINDGGGARIPEGVVALRIYGEIFMRNVATSGVVPQISLIMGPCAGGAVYSPALTDFTVMVDRTSHMFITGPGIVRAATGQEIDLEDLGGGRLHNTRTGVAHHLAADEPAALDYVRKLLGHLPGNNREQPPPVPRAAAAAEPTTADLELDTLIPDSSRRAYDVREILARVLDDGEVLEVQPLFAPNIICGFGRVDGRSVGVVANQPARFAGALNIDASEKAARFVRTCDAFNVPLVTFVDVPGFLPGTDQEWNGLIRRGAKLIYAYAEATVPKITVITRKAYGGAYGVMGSKHLGADFNLAWPTAQIAVTGASGAVSVLNRVELDALGEAERAARRAELEREYEELVNPYQAAGRGYVDAVIPPSHTRGQIGRALRLLEGKRVATPDRKHGNIPL from the coding sequence ATCGGGGAAAATCAGGACGCCGCGCCGGACACCACCGCCGGCAAGATCAAAGACCTGTCCGACCGTACGGCGGAAGCCGAGCGCAACGGGGGTGCGGCGGCTGTCGCCCGCCAGCGTGCCCGGGGCCGCGGCACCGCGCGCGAACGCATTGGCGGACTCCTCGATCCGGGATCCTTTGTGGAGATCGACGCCCTGGCGGCCCACCGTAGCGGCGCCCCCGGCATGGCCACCCGCCACCCGGCCGGCGACGGCGTGGTCACCGGCACCGGCACGGTCGGCGGCCGCCCGGTGGTCGTCTACAGCCAGGACGCCTCGGTCTTCGGCGGTGCGGTCGGCGAGGTGGGCGGCGAGAAGATCCTCAAGGCGATGGACCTGGCCGTACGCGTCGGCTGCCCGATCGTGGGAATCAACGACGGCGGGGGAGCGCGGATCCCGGAGGGCGTCGTCGCGCTGCGCATCTACGGCGAGATCTTCATGCGCAACGTGGCGACTTCCGGCGTCGTACCCCAGATCTCGCTGATCATGGGTCCGTGTGCGGGCGGTGCCGTCTATTCCCCGGCGCTGACCGACTTCACGGTGATGGTCGACCGGACCAGCCACATGTTCATCACCGGGCCGGGCATCGTCCGGGCGGCCACCGGCCAGGAGATCGACCTGGAGGATCTCGGCGGCGGCCGGCTGCACAACACGCGGACCGGGGTGGCGCACCACCTCGCCGCCGACGAGCCCGCCGCGCTCGATTACGTCCGGAAGCTGCTGGGCCACCTGCCGGGCAACAACCGGGAGCAGCCGCCGCCGGTGCCGCGCGCCGCGGCCGCCGCCGAGCCCACGACCGCCGACCTCGAGCTCGACACGCTGATCCCGGACTCGTCGCGCCGGGCGTACGACGTGCGGGAGATCCTGGCCCGGGTCCTCGACGACGGCGAGGTGCTGGAGGTCCAGCCGCTGTTCGCGCCGAACATCATCTGCGGGTTCGGCCGGGTGGACGGCCGCAGCGTCGGCGTGGTCGCCAACCAGCCGGCCCGGTTCGCCGGGGCGCTGAACATCGACGCGTCCGAGAAAGCGGCCCGGTTCGTGCGGACCTGCGACGCGTTCAACGTGCCCCTGGTGACCTTCGTCGACGTGCCGGGTTTCCTGCCCGGCACCGACCAGGAGTGGAACGGGCTGATCCGCCGCGGTGCCAAACTGATCTACGCGTACGCCGAGGCCACCGTCCCCAAGATCACGGTGATCACGCGGAAGGCGTACGGCGGCGCGTACGGGGTGATGGGCTCCAAGCACCTCGGCGCCGACTTCAACCTGGCGTGGCCGACCGCCCAGATCGCGGTGACCGGGGCGTCCGGCGCGGTCAGCGTGCTCAACCGGGTCGAGCTGGACGCCCTCGGCGAGGCGGAGCGGGCCGCCCGCCGCGCCGAGCTGGAGCGGGAGTACGAGGAACTCGTCAACCCCTACCAGGCGGCCGGCCGTGGCTACGTCGACGCGGTCATCCCGCCGTCGCACACCCGCGGCCAGATCGGCCGGGCCTTGCGCCTGCTGGAGGGCAAGCGGGTCGCCACCCCCGACCGCAAGCACGGGAACATCCCGCTCTGA
- the fabG gene encoding 3-oxoacyl-ACP reductase FabG: MSRVAIVTGAGRGIGACIALRLAAEGMPVAALDLDRATATATADRIASTGGRAIAVEADVNDPDAARTATEHVAEALGPPVVLVNNAGAVRDNALFLMSPGDWDLVLGVNLRGTFLMTQAVVDHMAKAGSGRVVNLSSIAALGNAGQANYSAAKAGVEGLTKTLALELGPLNITVNAVAPGYIATDMTAALAARARQTVAEHQARAAAGIALRRVGQPEEIAEVVAFLAGERASFVSGQVVQVAGGPVC; encoded by the coding sequence ATGAGCCGGGTAGCCATCGTGACCGGCGCCGGCAGGGGCATCGGAGCCTGCATCGCCCTGCGGCTGGCCGCCGAGGGGATGCCGGTCGCCGCCCTCGACCTGGACCGCGCCACCGCCACCGCCACCGCCGACCGTATCGCCAGCACCGGGGGCCGGGCGATCGCCGTCGAGGCCGACGTGAACGACCCCGACGCGGCGCGGACCGCCACCGAACACGTGGCCGAGGCGCTCGGCCCGCCGGTCGTGCTGGTCAACAACGCCGGTGCTGTGCGCGACAACGCCCTGTTCCTGATGTCGCCCGGCGACTGGGACCTGGTGCTCGGCGTCAACCTGCGCGGGACGTTCCTGATGACCCAGGCCGTCGTCGACCACATGGCGAAGGCCGGATCCGGCCGCGTCGTCAACCTGTCGAGCATCGCGGCGCTCGGCAACGCCGGGCAGGCGAACTACTCGGCGGCCAAGGCGGGCGTGGAGGGCCTGACCAAGACGCTCGCGCTGGAGCTCGGGCCGCTCAACATCACCGTGAACGCCGTCGCGCCCGGCTACATCGCCACCGACATGACCGCGGCGCTGGCCGCCCGGGCGCGGCAGACCGTGGCCGAGCACCAGGCGCGGGCCGCGGCCGGCATCGCGCTGCGGCGGGTCGGGCAGCCGGAGGAGATCGCCGAGGTCGTGGCGTTCCTGGCCGGTGAGCGGGCGTCGTTCGTGTCCGGGCAAGTCGTCCAGGTGGCGGGAGGTCCGGTGTGCTGA
- a CDS encoding CaiB/BaiF CoA-transferase family protein, translated as MDPQPPLAPTAVERAPLPLAGVTVVALEQAVAAPLATRHLGDLGARVIKVERREGGDFARGYDSTIKGQSSHFVWLNRGKESVALDVKTPGGREVLAGLIATADVFVQNLAPGATERLGFGAAALRARHPRLVTVDMSGYGTGGPYESRRAYDMLVQSEAALISVTGSPDRPAKAGFPASDIAAGMYALSSVLAALLRRTTTGLGVQLEISMLEATSEWMGFHLYFAQGTGRTPQRMGLSHASVAPYDAFPTADGTDVMIGVQNDREWVRFACDVLGRPHLATDPDWATNEARVRGRTALNALIAGVTSRLAGPVLEKSLQRAGIAYARLGDANDLLDHPQLAGRRRWRPVRTPAGVVRGLLPPFTFADVELPMGPVPALGEHTEAVLRDLGYPDERIAALRGLDAVGCPPARAEATPVA; from the coding sequence ATGGACCCTCAGCCGCCACTCGCTCCCACCGCCGTCGAGCGGGCGCCCCTGCCGCTCGCCGGGGTCACGGTCGTGGCGCTGGAGCAGGCCGTCGCCGCGCCGCTCGCCACCCGCCATCTCGGCGACCTCGGTGCCCGGGTGATCAAGGTCGAACGCCGGGAGGGCGGCGACTTCGCCCGCGGCTACGACTCGACGATCAAGGGCCAGTCCAGCCACTTCGTCTGGCTCAACCGTGGCAAGGAATCCGTGGCGCTCGACGTGAAGACGCCGGGCGGACGCGAGGTGCTCGCCGGGCTGATCGCCACCGCCGACGTCTTCGTGCAGAACCTCGCGCCCGGCGCCACCGAACGGCTCGGCTTCGGAGCGGCCGCCCTGCGCGCCCGGCACCCTCGCCTGGTCACCGTCGACATGTCGGGCTACGGCACCGGCGGCCCGTACGAGAGCCGCCGCGCATACGACATGCTGGTGCAGAGCGAGGCCGCCCTGATCTCGGTGACCGGCTCGCCCGACCGGCCCGCGAAGGCCGGTTTCCCCGCGTCCGACATCGCCGCCGGCATGTACGCGCTCTCGTCGGTGCTGGCGGCTCTGCTCCGGCGTACGACGACCGGCCTCGGCGTCCAGCTGGAGATCTCCATGCTGGAGGCGACCAGCGAGTGGATGGGTTTCCACCTCTACTTCGCCCAGGGCACCGGCCGTACGCCGCAGCGGATGGGCCTGTCGCACGCCTCGGTCGCGCCGTACGACGCCTTCCCGACCGCCGACGGGACAGACGTGATGATCGGCGTACAGAACGACCGGGAGTGGGTGCGGTTCGCGTGCGACGTGCTCGGCCGGCCGCACCTCGCGACCGACCCGGACTGGGCGACGAACGAGGCCCGCGTGCGCGGCCGTACCGCCCTGAACGCGCTCATCGCCGGGGTCACGTCGCGGCTGGCCGGCCCGGTGCTGGAGAAGTCGTTGCAGAGGGCCGGTATCGCGTACGCCCGGCTGGGTGACGCCAACGACCTGCTGGACCATCCGCAGCTGGCCGGACGACGACGCTGGCGACCGGTACGCACACCGGCTGGCGTCGTGCGCGGGCTGCTGCCGCCGTTCACGTTCGCCGACGTGGAACTGCCGATGGGCCCGGTGCCCGCGCTGGGCGAGCACACCGAGGCGGTGCTGCGCGACCTCGGTTACCCGGACGAGCGGATCGCCGCGCTGCGTGGCCTCGACGCCGTCGGGTGCCCGCCGGCCCGCGCCGAAGCCACCCCGGTCGCATGA
- a CDS encoding NADPH-dependent FMN reductase, protein MRILALSGSLRQESFNTQLLRALPSVAPATMEFDVFDGLADLPHYNQDLDVEDPPEPVRRWRTAIEEADGLLIATPEYNNSIPGVVKNAVDWASRPVPSAALLGKSVCVMVATPGRNLGRNCMADLSRVLHDCHAHVISGPNLIVNEAGTRLQNVKDETTGEITTTIVDPFTQRIATAQLRALAEAVEHDAGRHAATALRAFLTPPSR, encoded by the coding sequence TTGCGAATTCTCGCGCTGTCCGGATCGCTGCGTCAGGAATCCTTCAACACCCAGCTCCTACGAGCCCTGCCGAGCGTCGCGCCCGCCACCATGGAGTTCGACGTCTTCGACGGCCTCGCCGACCTCCCGCACTACAACCAGGACCTCGACGTCGAGGACCCGCCCGAGCCGGTGCGCCGCTGGCGTACGGCGATCGAGGAGGCGGACGGTCTCCTGATCGCCACCCCGGAGTACAACAACTCGATCCCCGGCGTGGTCAAGAACGCCGTCGACTGGGCCTCCCGTCCGGTGCCCAGCGCCGCCCTGCTCGGCAAGAGCGTGTGCGTCATGGTGGCGACGCCGGGTCGCAACCTGGGCCGTAACTGCATGGCGGACCTCAGCCGCGTGCTGCACGACTGCCACGCCCACGTCATATCGGGGCCCAACCTCATCGTCAACGAGGCCGGCACCCGCCTGCAGAACGTCAAGGACGAGACGACCGGCGAGATCACCACGACCATTGTCGACCCGTTCACCCAGCGGATCGCCACCGCCCAGTTGCGCGCGCTGGCCGAGGCGGTCGAGCACGACGCGGGACGGCACGCCGCCACCGCGCTGCGGGCGTTCCTCACGCCGCCGTCCCGCTGA
- a CDS encoding NADPH:quinone reductase, with translation MKAIIYTSVGASDVLELTERPTPSPGPGEVRVRVRVSGVNATDWKCRQFGHVQGRLLYPEVIPHHDGAGVIDAVGEGVDPGRVGQRVWLWDAAWRRPGGTAAEYVVVPQRQAVGLPPDVSDETGAGIGLPAVAAHACLLAMWGAPDRLGPGALTGRRVLVVGGTGTFGHAAIQLAAWSGAEVIATASRPEQEKRARAAGARHTVDYRADTAVADVRAAAPDGVDLIVQVAPSAYAEVDQQVLAPAGTVAAYATEGRGQVTLPTAVLMGRNVRYQFVLGTTLPAAAKEIAVTDVAAAVTAEALTVGADSGLPVLRFPLERTAEAHDAVQSGSVGKVLVDVATF, from the coding sequence GTGAAGGCCATCATCTATACCTCGGTCGGTGCCAGCGACGTCCTCGAACTGACCGAGCGGCCGACGCCGTCGCCCGGTCCCGGCGAGGTGCGGGTGCGGGTGCGGGTCTCCGGCGTCAACGCCACCGACTGGAAGTGCCGCCAGTTCGGCCACGTCCAGGGCCGGCTCCTGTACCCGGAGGTCATCCCGCACCACGACGGCGCCGGGGTGATCGACGCCGTCGGCGAGGGAGTCGACCCGGGGCGGGTGGGGCAGCGCGTGTGGCTGTGGGACGCGGCCTGGCGCCGCCCCGGTGGCACCGCCGCCGAGTACGTCGTCGTCCCGCAGCGCCAGGCGGTCGGGCTGCCGCCGGACGTGTCGGACGAGACTGGCGCCGGGATCGGGCTGCCGGCCGTGGCGGCGCACGCCTGCCTGCTCGCCATGTGGGGTGCGCCCGATCGCCTGGGCCCGGGTGCGCTGACCGGGCGCCGGGTCCTGGTGGTCGGCGGCACCGGCACGTTCGGCCACGCGGCGATCCAGCTCGCGGCGTGGAGCGGTGCCGAGGTCATCGCCACGGCGAGCCGTCCCGAGCAGGAGAAGCGCGCGCGGGCGGCCGGAGCCCGGCACACCGTCGACTACCGCGCGGACACGGCGGTGGCGGACGTGCGCGCGGCGGCCCCCGACGGAGTCGACCTGATCGTGCAGGTGGCGCCTTCGGCGTACGCCGAAGTGGATCAGCAGGTGCTCGCCCCGGCCGGGACCGTCGCCGCCTATGCGACCGAGGGCCGTGGTCAGGTCACCCTGCCGACCGCTGTCCTCATGGGACGCAACGTGCGCTACCAGTTCGTCCTCGGCACGACGTTACCGGCCGCCGCTAAGGAGATCGCTGTCACGGACGTCGCCGCCGCGGTGACGGCCGAAGCCCTGACCGTCGGGGCGGACTCGGGCCTGCCCGTGCTGCGCTTCCCGCTGGAACGTACGGCGGAGGCACACGACGCGGTGCAGTCCGGATCGGTCGGCAAGGTATTGGTGGATGTCGCAACGTTCTGA
- a CDS encoding arylamine N-acetyltransferase has product MYDTDTYLRCLGLGSEPVHRAGPSLNTLVMLHERHMRALPFSSTGSFAVPRRDGAVVEVVDLDLDAAFDPVVVAGGGGGCVHLNRLFLRLLRDLGFEAGLLAGTTLEGAEAYGVEIEHMLLYVRAGGDTWLADVGYAGPSFLAPLRLGETGEQVRHGCRYRFEPDGDGLVLRRRPRLGRWNTVYRVSPEPRELPEWRPFEKAANALLTVPPDPDGPGLWSRATDDGQTILKGLRLLTVRGGIEKTRTLTDEEWPAVRDRILAPAVPPWTEQERHAP; this is encoded by the coding sequence GTGTACGACACCGACACCTACCTGCGGTGCCTGGGACTCGGCAGTGAACCGGTCCACCGCGCCGGGCCGAGCCTCAACACGCTGGTCATGCTGCACGAGCGGCATATGCGGGCGCTGCCGTTCAGCAGCACCGGATCGTTCGCGGTGCCGCGCCGCGACGGTGCCGTGGTCGAGGTGGTCGACCTGGACCTGGACGCCGCGTTCGACCCGGTCGTTGTCGCGGGCGGTGGTGGCGGCTGCGTACACCTGAATCGGCTCTTCCTGCGGTTGCTGCGCGACCTCGGGTTCGAGGCCGGGCTGCTCGCCGGGACCACCCTGGAGGGCGCCGAGGCGTACGGCGTCGAGATCGAGCACATGCTGCTGTACGTCCGGGCCGGCGGGGACACGTGGCTGGCCGACGTCGGGTACGCCGGCCCCTCGTTCCTCGCGCCGTTGCGGCTGGGGGAGACCGGCGAGCAGGTACGGCACGGCTGCCGGTACCGCTTCGAACCGGACGGCGACGGTCTGGTCCTGCGGCGCCGCCCCCGGCTCGGCCGCTGGAACACGGTCTACCGGGTCAGCCCCGAGCCGCGGGAGCTGCCGGAGTGGCGGCCGTTCGAGAAAGCGGCGAACGCCCTGCTGACCGTCCCGCCCGATCCGGACGGCCCGGGGCTGTGGAGCCGCGCCACCGACGACGGCCAGACCATCCTCAAAGGACTGCGACTGCTGACCGTGCGCGGCGGCATCGAGAAGACCCGCACGCTGACCGACGAGGAGTGGCCCGCCGTACGCGACCGCATCCTCGCACCGGCCGTGCCTCCTTGGACAGAACAGGAACGTCATGCGCCGTGA